A stretch of DNA from Lotus japonicus ecotype B-129 chromosome 4, LjGifu_v1.2:
CAACGCTACATTCATCGACCAATTTAACATCACCTGTGAAATGTGACAGACATTGATGTCAACTAGGTCCAACCCATCCCATTTTGTGGGCCCACAGGTTAACGTCGACCAAGCTAGCTGACGTTAATCTTCATTAATTTCTTGACCTCGTCTTCCTTATAAGCCCTTCTCCCCCTAACTCCCTCAAACCCTCACAATTACTCTCTCCCCTATCGGCCCCCTACCTCCTCCTATGCCATCTTCACCTCTTCCTCGATCCCTCGATCCCTCCGGCAATGAAATCCTGCTCGCCCATCCCTCCTCGCTTCAATTCGACAATGAAATCTTGTCGCCCGTCCCTCCTCACCACCTTCATCGCACTCTCGACCCCTCCCTAGTCCTCCTCCACCCTTACCTTTGGCCTCCCTCGAAGGACGCAACCTAATCTGCCCTTTCCATTGGCCTCTTTGTATCCCTTGATCACCACATCCGCCTTCATCGTCCCTCGCCGCCCAAGTTATAGCGTCAGTTAAAAACCGATACTAAAAAGTGTTTTCTAACATTGATACATATAGTTTTAGAAAAAGCAAAAGCATAAACATATCCTACTATATTTAAAAGGTGAAATCTACCATACCCTCATTGTATGATACATAACTGATGCGATTTGAGGTGTACCAATAGGAAACCGACATCTGGCAGTGTATTTgaatttttgtttcattttaaaacatatatggGTAAAAGAAGAAACACTTACTTAAATGTCAATGGTTCACGTCATGTCTTGTATCATACCTCAACTAAGTGTTGTGGTATGCTAGCAAGCACCTATTCAAAATGGATATTTTGATATTTCAGTCTTTTGTTGATATTATAAGTTTTTTAAATGGCCGATAAGAAATAATCGGGGAAATTTCATtggctttttttttatctcGCAGTAGGAAGACTACTTTGGCAGTATTTATATATGTTGGTGCATTGACCCCCATTTCTCTTCAAAGTTCAaagatagagagagaaagagagagaaaaggggGCAGGGCAATTCAGCTTATGAGCAATGAAATGATATGATGATCATAGCATGTAGGTCATCATCACCCCTATCTGATCTTCTATTTCTGAGGAAGTAGCTCTCATCTTTCTTCCTACCTAGTTGGTTTTCATGGTACCCTCATGCTGGCTTATTAACAGCACAACAACACTGAGAAAAAGCACCTCCAATTTTCCACTACTTTGATCCAATACCAACCACCACTCTGGTTTCATGGGTGAAAACAAATCCAGGGACATGGTTTCATCATCAACCGGTAATTTCTGCTACTCAACAGATGTGTCACCAGGCTTTGTCTCTGACTCAGAGATGTTCAACCTCACCTCAGGCATGGATATGATAGGCTTTTCAAAgaaccttcatcttcatcaccaacaacaacaacaagaagagAATCATCTAATCCAAGATTCTTCTTCCCCTTGGCAGAACAACAGCAGGTTCCTAGTTGATGATTCTTCTTTAAGGTGTGTGTTCCCTTGTGAAGGTAACGAAAGACCAAGTCAAGGCCTTTCACTTTCTCTCAGCTCAACCAACCCTTCTAGTATTGGTTTGCAACCTTTTGAGCTAAGACACACAAACcaacaccatcatcatcatcaacaacaaatGTTGCAAGATGCAAATATTTATCACCAACATGGGGATTTTGTGCTAAAACACTCCAAGTTCTTGGTACCTGCACAGGATCTATTAAACGAGCTTTGTAGTCTAGGAACAAAGAAAAATGATATTCCAAAGTCTGAAAAGTCTGAGAAGAACAAAGAGTGGGAAGAGGGTTCCTCAAAGAAACACTGTCTTGGTTCTCTAGAGTTTGTGGAATTGCAGAAGAGGAAGACCAAGCTGTTTTCAATGCTGGAagaggtatatatatatatatgtttcaaATTAACCAATATAATTCTTACTATTTTGCTTGCTTTTAGAGCTTAATTTCACTATCAAATGTAGAACATCTTTTGTTGATTGTTTCACATAATATGGAAAATGTAAAAACTATTACTTCAAGTGAATTAGCAGTCACAATCCAGGTTCTTAACTTTTCCTTGGTATGGTTGATGGGATTGGGGTCTTTGGAATTTGATTCTTGAACTAATTAAGCAGCCAGTGTGGGTCTTTTCATAAATGCCACCCTTGTAACAATTGACCCTTTTTATCTACTTATCCCCACAACAACCCAATACATGCCTTAATATAATGTTTCCTTTTCCTAacaaatttgttttcatttttgtacatattttgaaaaaaattctaCAAGTGATTCTAAAATCAGCATCAATATATTTTGAAGCAAAACTTCTGTGAGTATGATttaagtttcagaattgattatgaagaaAGAGAAGCTAATCCAGATTTACTATTGATCAACACTTTCAAAAATAATGCTGTAAAGATTCATTTTGTACTATGGTGGATGTTACTATCAAAGTGCAATTTACATATATTACTTTGTTTCACTTTTTGgtatgaaggttgaaagaagacACAGGCACTACTGTAATCAAATGAAGGCTGTGGTTTCCTCCTTTGAAGCAGTGGCTGGTAATGGTGCTGCTACAGTTTACTCAGCGTTGGCTTTGAAACAAATGTCTAAGCATTTCAGATGTTTGAAGGATGGGATTTTGGAGCAGATTCATGCAACAAGAAAACTCTTGGGAGAGAAAGATCCAATTTCACCAGGCACAACAAAGGGCGAAACACCTAGGCTTAGAATCATTGAACAAACACTGAGACAGCAGAGGGCATTCCAGCAAATGAACATGATGGAAACTCATCCATGGAGGCCACAACGTGGCCTTCCTGAGCGATCCGTTTCGGTTCTCCGGGCTTGGCTCTTTGAGCACTTTCTCCACCCGTACGTAATTACTCTGTCCTTATCCTCATGTTCTACATGTTTAATTTCATGATTTGCACAAAATTCAAAGCATATttattcataaattaaaacTTTAACCTTTTAATTGATGTTATTTCAAAACGTTAATTCCACCTTGAAATCAAACATGCCAATAGATTGAAAGTTACAATCAAGCTCCAATATGAGTAAGGTACAAAGTTGATTTTGCTGAAGAATCAATGTTTTATCCAAATCAAAAAAGGAGAACAACTATTGGCAGTTGAGGGAGTGTCGTGAGTTTCTTGTATATATCTAGAATCTCAATCATTTATGCTGGTGTGAACAAACTACCCTACACAATTTTGTTAGTTTCTGTGCATCATTCAGATTCCATCTTTTCATATTTTGTCACGTTATTTAATTTCCAAGAATTTCTCCACCATGCATAttaatttctttctctctctaaatttATAATCATTTTGATTTGCTTCTATCACTCAACTACTACTTTTTTATGGGTTTAATTCTTCTCCTGTAGGGGCCGGTTTTCCACCATAGTCATCtctaataattaatttaataagtTAGCATTTCTTACATGCCATTGAAGGTcattaatttaattacatatatgtTGTTAATTGTTTTTAGGGTGAAAACTTTTGCAGGTACCCAAGCGATGTAGATAAACATATTTTAGCCAGGCAAACTGGTCTCTCGAGAAGCCAGGCAAGTTCCCCTTCCTTCACCTACTCTTTCAATTCGCCTATGATCAATTAATTAACATAATTTCAGCCATGcaaaaaatttatattgttGACATTACTGTAcattagttaaaaaaatataattctgATGATGAACATGTCATCATGATCATGATGTGTTAACCTATCAGATTGAAGTAATTAATAACAGGGAAGTTTCGCGTGATATGTTCATTAAACAGTGATTGAGCAAGGTTAATGTTTTGCTACACTTCATagaattgaaaattgaaaagaggagAGTGAGATATACGATATGTGATGTGATCTTGAGAAAAATAGAGAGAtattggaaaagaaaaagtgtaaaAATGAGATAATTGAAAAAGTGAAGTGTGATAGAATAATAACTCTGAgctgataaaaaaattatttaataaatagtAACTAAATGTTATGTTTGCtgcttaattttttaaattatctaCTCAAATTAAGTTGATACTGTTAATTTTTCTTCAAGAGTGTTAATTGCTATATATTTCGAGAGAATAGTATCACTAATCACATAATCACATGAATTGCCATATGTCACATCAATTCTTTCTCCTCACTCTAGTATTTACAAAACTAATTAAATCTCGTTTGGTGGCATATGTTTGAAATTAAGCAGGTATCGAATTGGTTTATCAATGCAAGGGTGAGGCTATGGAAGCCAATGGTAGAGGAAATGTACTTGGAAGAAGAGAAGGAGCGAGAGCAAAACATGGTGGCATCCTCAGAGGGAGCAGATAACAATAAtattcatgaagaagaagatatgAACCATGATGTTCAGAACCTATCTCCTTCAACAAGACCTGATCAGAAGCCAACAACACAGGCGAGGAGGCTTCTTCGAATCGACTCAGATTGCATGTCGTCCATCATCAACAACCCGGACCATGATCAAAATGACACAAAGACCCACCACCACATGAATCCCCACGAACAATTTGAGTCCGGAGTTGATCTTGATTTCTCATCCTATGCTACGCACCACTCTCCAAGCATGCAGGTTTCTTACACCAGCGCCGGAAACAATGTCAACCCAGGTTtccgtggtggtggtggagtgtcGTTGACGCTAGGGTTGCAACAGCACGGTGGTTCAGGCGTGGTGAGCTTGGCGTTCCCTCCTCCGCAAGCAACACAAGGCTCCATGTACTACACGAGAGACCAGGTTGATCAAGAGTGTCCAACGGGTCAGTTTTCTCTCTTGGATGGTGAAGGACAAAACATGCCCTACAGGAATCTCATGGGGACACAGTTGCTTCATGACTTTGCATGATACAACATATTCAAGTGGCATGACATATCAATTGTAGTTGTAGGTTTTAAATTGTGGTTGCTGTCATCATGCAGTTGAGTTGCAGTGATTCAAAAACTCTTGATAGTTGCTGCAGAATTATGGTTGTAAACGGCAATTTAAAACCTTAGTAATATTGacaagtgaaattaattaattaaagtaGAATTAAGTTTAGTCTTAATGTTCAATCAgcttagtatatatatatacaccatGATATGTTACTACCATACTTTAAGCTAGCTAGACTTAGATGATATATACTTTTAATATGTATTCATGCCTCCTATATTCTGGAATTTATAAATTTTCGTCAGATTTGCAAAGATTATACAGGTTTTCTGCATGGTTCTTCTGATCATTAATTTCCATTAGATTTGCAAGGGAATTTTGTTTTAGAAAAATGAAGCCACATGTTTGTTGATGAGATTTCCATTATTCACCACAGTGAAGGAGCtcaaatggaaaataaaattgtaTTTTAGGGTAGAAGATAGTTGTAGTTTATTGATGAAAAGAAACGAATAATACAAAAGGGACAATAAATAATTTGGCGGTACCACTTTAATTTAGATGGATAATAAGATCAAGAATgacagaaaaaaaataattaggtGCTGTGGTCCCTTATTCATTTCATGAAGACAACCTCTTATGCGGTTATGCCAATAAGAATTGGTTGCTTTGTGATTTGTCTGTCTTATGATTGGTTCACCGGTgcccttcatcatcttcttctttaatttttatGGCCATTGAAAAGATGAGTACTTTTCGATAAAGTTTAGTGTTGGAGGCACTAAGGTAATTTTAAGACGAAATGCATGGTCTTTATTGAATGCAACTTGTGTTAAAAGCTGCATCATGCATCAACTGAATCACACCCGAAGACAGATCCATACATGCATGTTTAATTTACAAACTAAAGACAATCAAACCTTAAAAGAAAGCAATATAACATAGCATCACAACTGCACATTACATGATTACAATACAAAATCATACTTGTTCTAATCCACCTAACACATTTTAAGCCCTAAAGGAAAGATgagagcaaaagaaaaaaaattcatcaccACAAACAGTAAACCTAgagttttttttaatctttttgaTCAATCAAGAAACTTAGAGGTGAAACACAATTTTACACTTTTTTACCTTTTTCAACTTTACTCATGCATTTTAcccccctttttttttcttttcagtaATGATACACACCAATAATAATGGACATATCGATGTGTTGGTTGTCGAGACCTAACACAACCTTCTCATTTGTTTGAGCTTGAGACCGGTTATGCAAGCATATCTTATTATCAATTTTATCCCTCAATTTAGTATTTGATTTAGCTCAATGACGTAGTGTGTGATTCGTACAATGAACCTTAACTTTTTGTTGTTGTAATGATACACTATCAAAATTTTGCAGCATATCAACGATACACGTGTTTAGTGGTGGTTTTCGACCACCAAACCACCGCTAAACGCGCAGGGCAAAAAAACATTTGGTGGGTTTTAAAACCACATAAAATAAATACACTAATTTTGTGGCGGTCTGTGTAGCGCTCATAAACCACCAAGATCaaactttcatatttttttaaacactaCATTTGTGGCGATCTCAAACCCTTACTAAACGTGTGATGTAATTCTTTTTACACGTTTAACCACAGCAAAAAAGAGTTGCTAAATGCGTATGTCAGCTCTCTATGTACactaaatattgttttttttttgtcaacagcTTACCCCATTTTttacttaaattattttatttttattttggtattACAAGGAGAGCAAGGCCCACGAAAAGGTCCAAAGGAAAAGACTAAAACTGGTTAATGCATTCAACCAAGCTTTggaaaaataaactcatagacCCAAAGATTCAGTGATCGAAATTGTTCGAGTTCGGATACATTTGGTGAGACGGGCCATCGAGTGGGTTCGCGCGGATTGGGTCTATGACTAGGCCTACTAAATTTTGTTTGGGCTTTTATGGAATTGTGTGTTTTTAATAAGAAAAATGttcatcaaatttaaaattaagaatTATATTGGTCCAAATTAGTACACTCGATGACAAGCATTAAAAGGTCTCTTATTACATTTGACTGGCAAGCTTCAATTATTGCTTGAGAAAATCTTTATTGAGTCCAACATCTTGAAGGGCAACATAAGTGTTCAAAATATTTCTAAATATAAATTAGTCAATTACTTACTTCTATAAACATATAGCTGCATTAGCTAGTTGTAATGATAACACCAATGTTTGCACAAATACACCAATTATTTATGGTCGGATGATCAATGCCAATGCATCAAACTGCATAACTTGTATCTCTTTTGtctcattttcaattctttcagtCTACAAGGAAAAATCAGTATAACAAGACACAATGTTACAATCGTGAAAAAGGAGGAACAGGGTCAAAAGTAAAACAATAGAAATTGATCACTTAATATTTTTCATCTTCAAGTGCTATTGAAAACATAGAGTATGATGTGATTCCCAGTAAATAAATGGAATCAAGAAAAACTTGCACATTGTCCTCGTCCACCACCATGATCGCAGTTTAATTAACTGAAAAATATCTGAAGAATGAGGTAGAAttaaaaaactaatattcatCACATGTAACATGTTCATCGACTCATCACGTGACTGAACTCCTACTTTTAGAAGACACCGTAGTATGCAAGGCAAGTGGTCCCAGTAGAGTTATTAGTAATGCGTATCCAGTGAAGCACagtaatattaatatattatagagaaataataattaattatagtaATGTGTATTAACTCCAGTGCAGTGCAGTAGTATTACAGAAATGGATACTCTCGCATTACGAGATCAACGAGAGAGGACAAAATACTATTAATAGTATAAGTTATGATTTATACAAGATTTGTCAAAACCTAATTGGTAGTACAGTACTTCTTTTCCTTATAAAAACATGAGAAGATTCACGTAGCTTCCTACGGTCATTTGCTAACACAGATCCAAACATGTAGTAATAGGATTTTAATACACTTACACTCACATTGGTAAACACAGAATGCTGTTATAACAAGTTAGTAACACATATAACTTTGACAGATTAGTTTGGTAGAAGAAGGCATGATAATTAAAGTATGTGGAAATAGTAGGCAGGTGCATTAAATCACGAATTAAAGATTCCCTTCAGCAATAGTAACTTACAAATCAAAATTCTCCCTCCTTCCCCTTCCCATCCACATTTTGCTTAAACTACAATTCTTTTTGTACACAGACATTTCCCCAACTCTCACTCCACCTCAGTAAACTCCGAGGAAAAATTGCAAAATCTCACAACGTGAGTGTGAGTGAGGGAGCCATCCAACAAATAATGAAATATGTTCATGAATCCTCCTCCTTAATATAATTTATCAGTGACATATCACTACTTTAGAGCATGTTTGGTTTAGAGTGAAAGCACATTGATTTTGCCTTGGAAAGTGGGATCTCGCCAAAATGTGAAAGCAATTTTTTTGAAGGGTTGGAGTTGAATATGGTTGGATGTTAAAACCAACATACCCTATGCTTCGCTTAACTCATCTTCCCTACACTCACCCACATCTATAACCATGGTTCCTTTCTTCGTCGTTGATTTCCTCACTCTGCAACAGTTTCTCCTCGGGGCCTGCCAAATACATGCATCAAAGGAAACCCAAATCAATGTCCAAACAAAGGATGACAGTGTGCCACcaaacaagtgaattttacaaAGTTTAAAACATgatattcatataagaaacgcTCAAAACAGTTTAGCAGGTGAGTAGCAAGCCAATCCTACATGTTCACTTTTGACATTACTAGCCTACGTCCGTGTTTGAAAATCcatctacaattgattctgaagtcaaaatcaattcaggAGAGAAACTTATGTAGCTTCTGGTGtcataattaattatgagaaaaagaagttgattcaaacatgctataaattcTAGGGTAGACATGTTATTAACATCCTCACATGTTGGTAGTATAATATAAACTTAGGAGACTGAGACTAGAACTTACTCTTTCCCAAAGATGTGGATCTGGCTTCTTATATACTGTGACTTTCTCAAGAGAAGAAGGATCAGCCATCTTCCACCGGCATTCCGGGTGAGGGACACGATGCCTATCATACTCAGTCACTGTCTGCTGCAGTGTGGAATTCTGTTGTGCCTTGgagaaataaaatacaaaagGCTTCTGGCATGGATTTCTGCTAACTGGCCGCGTGTTAAATGCATAAGCAGTGTAATCTGCCCTTTTATACCAGTTCAAAAATGTTCTAGAAGGCATTTCCATCTCCCGGGGTGAAAATATGCCCCGAAATATCTGAACAGCAAAACCCCATGAAACGGAAACCGTCCAGCTTTTCGATCTGTCGTAGCAGATTGATTGTTGCATTAGCCCGGCAGAGTCAAGCTTCATCGGTATAGTAAGGCGTTGAAGAGCTTGCACCCTAGTCACGTTGGGGAAGATTGGCTCAACCACATCAAGGTGGTGTAATGACACCAATGGAGTCACAGGATGAGCTGCAAGAAGACCGAACAGGTTCCCATACACATCATACTGTTTCAATAAACCAGGGACTCTCAGTATGAAAGTTAACAGAATAGAATGCAAGACAGGACTATATCCCTTGCCTAAAACACTTTGCATGACTTTACTGCTTTGTTCAACAAAATGGAATGCATCTTTGTTATGAATGGTGAAAACATTTAgcattttgaaaattttaaaactaattaatattcCCTTCAAGTAACTGGAAATTGTCTTATTTCTTAACATGAGTTCTTGACTCACATTCTCATCTACAAACCCATAAAAATCTCCTATGACCATTTATAACAGTGCCTCTGCACTTCACATTACAATATGAAGTCACAGAGAAAAAGTAAAAGCCCTTGTCATGTTGCATTGTTGCCTAATTTGCCTTAACAACTTTGGTCTTTGAACCACCCAACAGCACAAATGGTTTACAATACAGGGTCAATATCTAAAATGCCAATGATTGTACTCTGAGCTGAGCCTAATTTctccaataaaaaaatatatatcaggAGTCTTCAAACAGCCGCAAGCCAAAGCAAATAATTAAATTCCACGACCCAGAAATTGAATGCAGAAGTCAGATTCAACTAAGAAAGCCAAACCAGAAAAAGATATTAATGCAATAGGACAACACCGACACCGACAGTACTATCTGGGACCAAGTTACCAACAAGTTAAAATAGAAACTTGCAGCCTCAGCAATGGTAATTTAGTGACATCAAAGACTTTCTAGTATTGGATTTTTCTCACACACAGTTTTTCACCCTCATTTTACACTCTTTCTACCAATCTGTGTAATACAATTACTTCTCTTTATCCAATTTCATCAGGGTCTAACTCTAAACACAGTTCTTCAATCTTCCATTCACTCCagtcacaaaaaggaaacaGCTAGCATTGCAATTATTAGGAAACAGTAAAAAACCAAAAGTTATGGAAAATCAGAAAGCAGTGTCCCACTCCCACCGAACCAGAACAATGCcgacaaaaaacaaaacaatgcaAATTCAATCAAACCAACAAAGAGGTCCGCGTATCATGATAAGATAGAGACAGTAAAAAAGCACGGTGGTTGCAAACAATCAATACAGTACTGTACTACTATTGCTAACTGAGTTAGCAACCGAGTTTGTGACGCACGAACCTGGTGGAAACCGGTTTCTTTAGTGAGTGGAACACCGAGTTCGGCCATACAAGCTTGCATTCTGTCATCGGAGCCGTAGAGTCCCGGGTACCTCTGAATGCAACGGTCCTGCATTTTGCTGAGAGCTTTCGCCAAAGGGTAGCTGATAGCGAAGCCTCCTCCGCCGTAGGCCATGCCGTAGGAGAAGAAGATGTTCTGCAAGTGAGACTCCGATAAGCTCCCAATGTAATAGTATTGGGTATGGTCATACTTCCTCAGAATCCTAACAAGGTTATCGGTGACGAAAACGGTGTCGTCGTCGCCCATCACGAACCACCGCACATCCTTCATCCCGAGGCGCAGCGTCTCCGACACGATCCGCGAGATCCTGATCGCCGACCGGTGCCCCTGCCGGTTCGTGTATGAGAATCTCGACGTGTCGCCGGAGATCCTCACCGGCGGGAGAATCCCGTCGCCTTCCCGCGTCTTCACCTTGTTGTCCAGCCACACCACGCCCCGCATCTCTCTCCTCCTGTACCAGAGCTTGATGTAGTTCTTCCTCTGGTCCCATAGCTTGGCCGACGCGGCGATCCCGAACACCACGTGCCGGAGCTCCGTTTGGGTGTCGGCGCGGTGGGTTACCGTTTCTGTTTCGGTTTCACGGGAGGCGAGGGCGTGGTTGGGGAAAGGGGTTTCGGTGTGGTGGCAAGAGCGTGAGGTGGAGATGAGTTTGAGCGTGTAGATGACGTAGGTGAGGGAGACGAAGAAGATTAGCAAGAAGAGAAGCTTGTGTAAGGTTCGTGACTGTGGTCCATTAATGGCGGTGGTTGCAGATTTAGGGCTTCTGACATGTTCCCAAATTAGCTTCTCTGCTTCCTTCTCcgccattttcattttcaattgaGTGAAAGTAAAGAGAAGCAGATCTTGAAGAAGTGGAAAGTGGAAGAAACAGATGAATGTGGGAAAAACAAAAAGGAAGGAGGGTTAGTTCGTGGAATCAATTAAACAGGTGGTGCTAGCAGAAGAAGGTGGGGTTGGTTGCAGAGCAGAACagaacagaagaagaagaagaagaagaagaagaagaagaagaagaagatgaaggagaaagCGTGTGTGAGCATAAGAGGTGGTGGTAGCAGTGCCAGCCCAAGTTCACAGTACACACCCCCCAGAATAGAACCGAATGCagaaaagaaaattatttatatttacattTCTCTGGGGTAGGGTAGAGATCCACCTAGTAGGTATTTATTTGGGCTTGAATGACGGTaggaaatatatttataaagtTGCATTTATTCACATCaatatcatttttatatttatataagtgTAATAAGTGTATGTTTAATTACCTATAAAACCATCATATTAGATATTTTTCAGTGTTAATAAGGTATTTGACAATTAATAGTTGTCAGATTATTCTTCGTCCATTGTACTAAGTGGTAGTAGACTGACTAATGAGTTTTTTCCACTTCAAAGAACTGAAAGTCGAATCTTCAACTAATTACTTAATGAATGAAGTGTTAAATACTTACTACTGTATGTATTGACTAAATTAATTTgtgaatttaaaaattttattaTGGTATTATGTAAGTTTGGTAGTTTTTTAGATattgaatttatttattattttctttataaaGAATAAAAATTAAGAGAATGGGGCTTAGGCCCCCTCCCTCTAAAtggtatattttttataatagaAAATGAGATTGTGGAGGCATGTGTGTGTATGGAGGTATTAATGGTGtttgttgttggattttggAGGGCCCACAAATAATGGTAGATCGGGTCAGTCAGCGAATCAGATGGAAAATGGTTTAGGAACGACGAGATCCTCTCCGCTTAAAAGCACGCGGATGTAGACTGCAGTGAATGGTTTTATCATTGGGCCTATAACCCAATGCATCTGCTCTCAGCCCAAACCAATTAAAACATAAGCTATGATGGATGAAGGACTTTGACCCAAGCAAAAAATATGATTGAAGGATTTCATTTTAGTCATTTCTTAGTTCATGAAATTCTAGAATGTTCTTTAATAGAATTGTGTCACTTGGCATTCATCCATAGGAATTGAACTTAACAAATAAATGgtaataagaaaatgaaaatgatatgCATAAAATTGAGCTGGCTCAAAAAAGTTCCTTATCaattcaatatatattagaaaagaacaacttttagcatgacgtgtcgctctcacaggctaagttagtgacgtgtcgctcctaGATTAATtatcacctaatattttacatgtaagctctttctccttggccccacttgccacatgtgccctgatttttccttaccttatttctccttaataaaaaaatacattttttaattttagatttgattaggatttaggttttttatttcttgattttatcttaatttttttttgatttatttttagagtattaattaatttttatggtatttttattgaattttcggatttttaattaattccagattttatgagtttttattgtgatttgctagattttgatagtttttatctatatttatttagtacatttttaaattttagatttgattatgatttatgttgtttatttctggattttatcttaatttatattattatttatttttagagtattaattaatttttatggtatttttattgaattttcggatttttaattaattccggattttatgagtttttattgtgatttgctagattttgatagtttttatctatatttatttagtacatttttaaattttagatttgattaggatttatgttgtttatttcatgattttatcttaatataaaatctgtgataagtgatttaaatcaataatacatcctatggaattcatctcctccatgcaattctcatcccatctctccactgaacggaa
This window harbors:
- the LOC130711780 gene encoding homeobox protein BEL1 homolog — encoded protein: MGENKSRDMVSSSTGNFCYSTDVSPGFVSDSEMFNLTSGMDMIGFSKNLHLHHQQQQQEENHLIQDSSSPWQNNSRFLVDDSSLRCVFPCEGNERPSQGLSLSLSSTNPSSIGLQPFELRHTNQHHHHHQQQMLQDANIYHQHGDFVLKHSKFLVPAQDLLNELCSLGTKKNDIPKSEKSEKNKEWEEGSSKKHCLGSLEFVELQKRKTKLFSMLEEVERRHRHYCNQMKAVVSSFEAVAGNGAATVYSALALKQMSKHFRCLKDGILEQIHATRKLLGEKDPISPGTTKGETPRLRIIEQTLRQQRAFQQMNMMETHPWRPQRGLPERSVSVLRAWLFEHFLHPYPSDVDKHILARQTGLSRSQVSNWFINARVRLWKPMVEEMYLEEEKEREQNMVASSEGADNNNIHEEEDMNHDVQNLSPSTRPDQKPTTQARRLLRIDSDCMSSIINNPDHDQNDTKTHHHMNPHEQFESGVDLDFSSYATHHSPSMQVSYTSAGNNVNPGFRGGGGVSLTLGLQQHGGSGVVSLAFPPPQATQGSMYYTRDQVDQECPTGQFSLLDGEGQNMPYRNLMGTQLLHDFA
- the LOC130710997 gene encoding uncharacterized protein LOC130710997; protein product: MKMAEKEAEKLIWEHVRSPKSATTAINGPQSRTLHKLLFLLIFFVSLTYVIYTLKLISTSRSCHHTETPFPNHALASRETETETVTHRADTQTELRHVVFGIAASAKLWDQRKNYIKLWYRRREMRGVVWLDNKVKTREGDGILPPVRISGDTSRFSYTNRQGHRSAIRISRIVSETLRLGMKDVRWFVMGDDDTVFVTDNLVRILRKYDHTQYYYIGSLSESHLQNIFFSYGMAYGGGGFAISYPLAKALSKMQDRCIQRYPGLYGSDDRMQACMAELGVPLTKETGFHQYDVYGNLFGLLAAHPVTPLVSLHHLDVVEPIFPNVTRVQALQRLTIPMKLDSAGLMQQSICYDRSKSWTVSVSWGFAVQIFRGIFSPREMEMPSRTFLNWYKRADYTAYAFNTRPVSRNPCQKPFVFYFSKAQQNSTLQQTVTEYDRHRVPHPECRWKMADPSSLEKVTVYKKPDPHLWERAPRRNCCRVRKSTTKKGTMVIDVGECREDELSEA